The stretch of DNA TAATTGCTTCTTGTTGAGCCATGCCGAGAATTTATCTCGCAAAGAATCTGTTTCGTATGTGCGTTTATATAAAATATTGTGTATCCATAAAATTTTGGATAAACGCATCTTGCTGAATATACGAGCAAAGAATGTTTCTTTGAAACAAACGATCTGGTCGTAGTCAGATTCTTTTATGCCTTTCCATTTCGCAAACAAGCGGGGAAAGAATACCATAAAATTCTCTCCCAACTTTTTTTTCAGGTGCGATGTATTCTCTTTGTATATATACTTTATAGTAATGGATTGTGATATTTCTTCGATCAATATATTCTTGTCCGAAGGCATTGGCAAAAGAAGCGTGATCACACACTTTTTACCTGCCAGATGATTGAGCAGGCTCACCAATAGCTTTTCGGTTCCGCCTGTTTCCATGCCATCGTTGAAGAATAAAATACGTTTCATCTAAGAAATTATTTTAGCTACAGCTTCTACCCAATGCGGCTCACTGTTGAGGCAAGGGATATATGTAAGGTCTGTACCTCCTTGTTTTAGGAACAGTTCTTTTGTTCTTATATCTATATCGTATAATGTTTCCAGATTGTCGGCAGCAAAGCCCGGAGCAACCACCAGCAGTTTCTTCTGACCTTCTTCTGCCAGTTCTTTTACTATTTCATCCAAGTCGGGGCCCAGCCATTTCTTGCCCATCGCCGAGTGGTAGGTTTGGCGGGTTTTCTTGGTGTCGATACCCAGCTCCTTGATCACAAGCCTCACCGTTTCTTTGGTTTGGTATACGTAGTCGAATTCTTTTCCTTTCTTCCAGCCTTCTTCTACATGGTCGAGCGGAAGGCTATGGAAACTGAAAATAATTTTGTCGTATTCTTTTTCGATATATGGTCGTATACTTTCGGCTAAAGCAGAAATATAGGCAGGATGATTGAAGTACGGCTCTATAAATTTTAGTCTGAAAGGGTACGGACGTTTAAAAAACTCTTTGCCAACCTGATCTACCGCTGTCTTGTACGATGATTCTGCATACTGTGGAAACAGTGGGAACACAACCACCTCGTGCAATCGGTTATTCTTGCTCATCAGGTAATCGAGTGCGGCAGTTGTATCGGGTTGTCCGTATCTCATGGCGGGTTCGGTGGGTAGGCCAGTGAGCTCTTCCAGCTTTTCGGACAATTGTTTTGCCTGATGTATCAATGGCGAGTCGTCGAGCGAATTGTCCCAAATGAGTTCGTAATGCGCTGTAGAGCTGAACTGACGGAGCGGAATAATAATTCCGTTGACCAAGATAGGTCGAAACCAATCGGGAACGGTCATCACATAGGGGTCTGAAAGCATCGATCGGATAAAGAATTTTACATCTTTTCGTTCACATGTCTTCGGACTGCCTGTATTTACTATTAATACTCCTCTCATTTTTCTTCTAAAAAAGACACC from Dysgonomonas mossii encodes:
- the hemH gene encoding ferrochelatase is translated as MRGVLIVNTGSPKTCERKDVKFFIRSMLSDPYVMTVPDWFRPILVNGIIIPLRQFSSTAHYELIWDNSLDDSPLIHQAKQLSEKLEELTGLPTEPAMRYGQPDTTAALDYLMSKNNRLHEVVVFPLFPQYAESSYKTAVDQVGKEFFKRPYPFRLKFIEPYFNHPAYISALAESIRPYIEKEYDKIIFSFHSLPLDHVEEGWKKGKEFDYVYQTKETVRLVIKELGIDTKKTRQTYHSAMGKKWLGPDLDEIVKELAEEGQKKLLVVAPGFAADNLETLYDIDIRTKELFLKQGGTDLTYIPCLNSEPHWVEAVAKIIS